One window of Chryseobacterium sp. JJR-5R genomic DNA carries:
- a CDS encoding bacteriocin-like protein has product MKNLKKLNKSQLKTITGAGGIKTLPEPDFCVYACGNVVICTTCSDDFKCPDDSI; this is encoded by the coding sequence ATGAAAAATCTAAAGAAGTTAAACAAAAGCCAGTTAAAAACAATTACGGGAGCAGGAGGAATTAAAACACTTCCGGAACCAGATTTCTGCGTGTATGCATGCGGGAACGTAGTAATCTGTACAACCTGCAGTGATGATTTCAAATGCCCGGATGATTCAATCTAA
- a CDS encoding isopenicillin N synthase family dioxygenase, whose translation MDKIPSVDLRDFLSGDPERKQKFVNEIGKAYEEIGFVALKGHFLSDTLVDELYEEVKNFFELPTETKQKYEIPGIGGQRGYVGFGKETAKGFKKGDLKEFWHFGQYVTEDSQYKSEYPDNVTVEELPKFNEVGKEAYQMLEKTGQYVLRALALYLGLDEFYFDDKIAEGNSILRPIHYPPITQEPDDAVRAAAHGDINLITLLMGSQGKGLQVQNHKGEWIDAIAEPDELMINVGDMLSRHTNNKLKSTIHRVVNPPRELWGTSRYSIPFFMHPVSSMSLNALENCVDENHPKLYEDTTAGAFLHERLIELGLIKK comes from the coding sequence AAGAAATTGGTTTTGTAGCCTTAAAAGGCCATTTTCTTAGTGACACCCTGGTGGATGAACTGTATGAAGAGGTAAAGAACTTTTTTGAACTGCCCACAGAAACAAAACAGAAATACGAGATTCCGGGCATTGGCGGACAGAGAGGCTATGTAGGATTCGGCAAAGAAACGGCAAAAGGCTTTAAAAAAGGAGACCTGAAAGAATTCTGGCATTTCGGGCAGTATGTGACTGAGGATTCACAATACAAAAGCGAGTACCCAGATAATGTAACGGTTGAAGAACTTCCGAAGTTCAATGAAGTAGGCAAAGAAGCATACCAGATGCTGGAAAAAACAGGACAGTATGTTTTAAGGGCCCTGGCTTTGTATTTAGGACTGGATGAATTTTATTTTGACGATAAAATTGCAGAAGGAAATTCTATTTTAAGACCGATCCATTACCCTCCTATTACACAGGAACCGGACGATGCGGTAAGGGCAGCGGCTCACGGCGATATCAACCTGATTACGCTTCTGATGGGCTCCCAGGGAAAAGGCCTTCAGGTTCAAAACCACAAAGGCGAATGGATCGATGCGATTGCAGAACCGGACGAGCTGATGATCAACGTCGGGGATATGCTTTCAAGGCATACGAACAATAAACTGAAATCAACCATCCACAGGGTCGTTAATCCGCCGAGAGAGCTTTGGGGGACATCAAGGTATTCCATCCCTTTCTTTATGCATCCGGTAAGCTCCATGTCTTTAAACGCGCTTGAAAACTGTGTAGATGAAAACCATCCGAAACTGTATGAAGATACTACAGCCGGAGCATTTCTGCATGAGCGGTTAATTGAACTGGGACTGATTAAAAAATAA